GCGAATTGATCGTAAAAGGTTTGGAATGAGGCGAGATAACGGCCGAACTCGGCGAATTGTTCATTGGCTGCCGCCAGATACCCGGGGTTACCACTCCTGACATAAGTTTCGAGGCAGAGCGAGATCTTGGCCAGGTAATTGTTGGTCTTATGGGCGACCAGCTGATAGTAGGCGAAATATGCGGTCGGCGCTGGGGCGGGGTCGGAGGGTTTAGTTATTCCGGCTCCGTTATTCCCCTGGATGATCGAGGCCATAGTATTGCGGATCGCGTCCAGGTGTGCCCCTTTGACGATCCAATGGATATTATCGACTTGCAAAGCCTGAACGGTCTCGGTTGCCGGCCGCGCCTCACCGCTGAAGATTGCCAGAAACGGCGGGTTAATGTTCTTGCCCCGGCAGGTAGCTACGATTTGGCGTAAAAGTTGATCGCCGCGCCAGGGGCCCATGTCTTGATCGGAAATGATCAGGGTTGGTTCGATCTTGCCGTCACGGAAGTCGGCCAGCAGTTGGGCCGGGTCATTGTAAGTGACGATATTCTCTTTCGGGATGCCGAGTGGGGCGAGAAAGCCCGGGAAATGATCGAGGTTCCCTTGCTGATCGTCAACGTAGACAACCCTGACCTTTTTGGGTTGGAGGAGCGCTTGCGTTGGATCGGACGGGACCGGCGTTGTGGGGCCTTTTTTGGCGATCCAGGGGATCGTTAAAATAAATTCCGAACCATGATCTTCCAGGGCAACGCTGCTTTTAACGGCGACCCTGCCGCCGCTTTCAGTTATAACCTGCTCGACCTGGACCAAGCCAAACCCGGTCCCGGCCGTTCCCTTGGTCGTCATCCCCGGTTGGAATAGTTTATTTTGAAAATCGTCCGGGATCCCGCAGCCGGTATCTTTGACCGACATCCTGACTGTTTCCCCTTCACGCCGGGCGGAGACAACGATCGTTTTGGGGGTGAGATCGAGCCCGGAAAAAGCGTCAATTGAGTTAAGGATCAGGTTGGAAAGGACCGCTCCAAGTTTGAACTGAGGGATCGCGATGGCGTCGCGGCCTTCCAGCCCGTCCAGCTTAGCGACCAGGGTGATCCCTTTCTTCTTGGCCATGATCTGGAAATTAGGCAGGATCGTTTCCAGAAAACTTTTTATCGCGACGCTCCCGTTCCCCTGGCTGGCCAGGAGCAGCATCCCCCGGACCGCTTCCTCGGCTTCGCCGAGCATTTGTTGGGTGTTTTCGAAAGAAGCCCGCAGCTGATCGGCCCGTTTGACGAGCGCGTCGAACTCTTCCGCTTTAGGGCTGATCCCGCACCTTAGGGCCCGTGCCGTGACATCGAGTTCGACTAGACAGTCGCGGAAGGCGCGGTGATTGTTCTCGTTCATGACCGCTCCCCGCAGTAAAATATTTTTAACGTCGTGGGTCATGACCGCCGCCACGACCTCCATGGCGCGCCGCCGTTCTTCATCAAGTTGCAGTTGCTGCATCTCTTCTAATTTTTGGGCGTAAGCTCGGGCTTCCTTGGCCGAACTTTCGGCCGCGCCGACCGCCGCCCTGAGCTCTCTCCGGATCATGATGTCCTGAAGGCGGTGAGCGGCGTTATTGGCGAAGAATTCAGCCAGCCGGCGGTCTTCCTCCAGGAAAGGCCCTTCTTTAACGATCGCCAGAAGACCGATCTTCTTGGTGTCCCCGCTGATCGGGTCGATCACTTTGAGGGGGACGGTCAGTAGCGGGCAGGTCCGCTGGTTGGTCAAGTCGCGCTCGCCCGGCCAAGCGACCTGGAGGCTGTCCATGAAGGCTTGCATTTTACGGTTGCCGGCATAGTCACTTGGCTCGACCCCGACGAAACTGGTGCAAACGACCACATGTTCCGGATAAGTGATATTTCTAACCTTTAGTCCTTCCTCCAGAAAGGCCTGAACATGGGGGTTCTGACTATCTTCATGCACCGGGATCCGGAAACCGCCTAATTCTCGCCGGATGATCCGCTGGCCCACTTTGATGATTGTGCTGGGGAGGGCGACAGCGGTTGGGACCAAGTACCTTTTACCTTCAAACTCTTCGTAGAGCATGAGGGTAGGATTCCCCCCCGGCCAGAAAACCTGGGCGGTGTTGACGATTGTCATGGCCGCTTCAGAGATGTTGTCGCTTAAGTTGTTAAGGAAGGCCATGATTGTTTGGTATTTGACTTGCAGCGCGTGAACCAGCTGGGTTTCCAGATTGCTTTCGATTGCCGCTTCAAAGATCGTTTGTTCCAGTTGGGGGGACCGCTCGCCCAGCTTATTAACGCTTTCCCCATACTGTTCAAGCGCTCGAGCGAGATTTAATCGGCCATTTGGTAAGCCGCGAGCCGGATTTAAGCCGTAAGTATCACGGATCCTCCTTAAAAAAACATCTATATTGCGAAGCCTGGTCAGTAAGCCCGCTTGTTTTAAAGCAAGGGTGGCCGAGCTTATTTTGTCAGTCGGCAACTCAAATTCATTCCCTTTTTCGTCGGACAGGCCGAGGACTAAACCCCGGCGCGCGAATTGCCTGGCGATCTTTTTGATCTCGCCGATCCGGCCCCATTCTTTAGCGATCAATTTGGTTTCGCTGATCGGCAGCTGGCTGACCAGGATTTCGGCCGAGAGATGCGGCGGGAGAGCGGGCCGGGAACCAGGGGTGGGGGAGTAGACCAGGCTTTGCAGATATTGATTGATCAAGTCCGCTTCTTTAAGCACTCCGGCCCGGTGCAAGGTCAGGCCGGTTAGGCTTAAATATGAAGGGGAAAGGGGCCTTTCCAGTCCGGCCTGGTCGCGGAGCTTGACCTGGCGATTATTCAACGCCAAACGGCGGAGGGCGGCATTCATTTGGCCGATTTGCCGGAACTGTCTGATATATGTTGTTATTGGATTAGTTCTATCCATAGGTAATACTGGCTATTTGTCGTCAGCTACTGACATTAATTTCAATCTATTTGTCGTTGAGAAAAAAGGGGGTATACCTGATCAAGAGATGGTATAATTTACTTTAAGCGATCGCTGAGGAAGGAGCCGGAATATTGAGAGAATTATTGACCTTAGCCGACCTGCAACGCTTGAGCTGGAAAGAAATCTGCCTATTACAGGAGCGGAAGTTTGCCGCGGCCGCCCGTCATTTGCTGCCCCAGACCGCGATCTATCGTGAATTGTTCAGCCGTCATCAGGTCGATCCCAAAAAAATATCCCGGGTCGAAGATTGGAAAAAACTCGGTCTTCCTTTAATAAAGAAGCGTCTTTTTCTGGACCGTAGCCGGGACTTCCTGGTCAGGCCGGAAGGGAAAAAGGAAGAAGTTTTTCTGACTTACCTCAAATACGCGAAAACAATCGATAAAGTCGCGGCTTTCAGCCTTTCATTAAAAGCGATACTGTCGGTCTTTCGCCGCCAGTGGCGCGATCAGTTGACCCGGGAGGTCCGGCAATTCTTTGTGCCGAAAATGCCGGCTTTTTCCGGCGGTACGGAAACGGGCCGGCCAATACCGGTCTTGCTGACCGCCAGGCAAAAAGCGGCGATGCTGCCGAACGCGGCCGATATTTCCGCTTACCTGGTCGTGACCCGCCATTTTAACGATGACCGGAACCTGGTCGCGATGAACCTTTTCCCTTACGCTCCCCATATCGCTTGGCAGATCATCAATTTATGCGCTGAGCTGCGGACCGACTTAAATCTTTGCACCGCATCCGGTGGATACTTGGGAACGGAACGGCTGGTCGGGATCGCCAAGGCCTCGGCGCCGAACGTTTATTCCGGAATGGTCGAATATCTGACCAACACTTTCCTTCCTCAGGCGCGCGCCGCCGACGTCAAGCTCGGCGATCGGGTCGTTTTTTTGAATGGGGCGACCAAGCTGCTGGAGGTCCAGCGGGAAAAGGTCAAAGAACAGTTCCGCGGCTTAGGCGCAAAGGATGTTTTCGCTCTCGATGGTTATGGCGCTTCGGAATTAAAAGCCCTCTCTTTTGCCGAATGCGAAGAAGGTTCGGGGCTCCATCAGACCGCGCCGTTGACGACGATCGTCAGGACCGTCAAAGTTGGGCGGGTCGATCCGGAGTCGGATTATATTTATGATTGGGAATTTACCGCTGAAGGCGAGGGGGGCTACGCCGCGATCTGGAATATTGATGGGGCGGGGACCCTGCTGGAAGGCTTTTTCCTGGGGGATCATTTTGAGCGGACCGCGACCGGTCGCTGTCCGCATTGCGGCTTGGATACCATCCGGCTCTACAATATCAATCGGATTACTGACCTGGAGACCGAGATCCGGCTCCTTGGTTTCGATGAGGAAAAGATCAGCGGTAACAAGGTTAATCTGGTCGCTCTCCGGGAAAAACTGCTCCATTTACCGGGAATGGTTGAGGCGCAGATCGTCGTGGGAAAAAACAACTACGGTTTGTCGGTCAAGTACGTGAGCGAAACCGGTGGGCCGGACGAGTTGGCGGAAGAGATCCGGGAAGTCTTTCATAGTTATTGCGAGGTTCAGCCGCACCAGATCGAGAAGCTGTCGTTAACCGAGCTGATAAATACCGGCGATAAATTAAAATACAGTGGAATAGTGAGGTCGTAAAAAATGGATTATATCGAAAAGTTGCTGGAAAAAATTAGGGCATTGGGCCTCTA
This sequence is a window from Candidatus Margulisiibacteriota bacterium. Protein-coding genes within it:
- a CDS encoding ATP-binding protein; this encodes MNAALRRLALNNRQVKLRDQAGLERPLSPSYLSLTGLTLHRAGVLKEADLINQYLQSLVYSPTPGSRPALPPHLSAEILVSQLPISETKLIAKEWGRIGEIKKIARQFARRGLVLGLSDEKGNEFELPTDKISSATLALKQAGLLTRLRNIDVFLRRIRDTYGLNPARGLPNGRLNLARALEQYGESVNKLGERSPQLEQTIFEAAIESNLETQLVHALQVKYQTIMAFLNNLSDNISEAAMTIVNTAQVFWPGGNPTLMLYEEFEGKRYLVPTAVALPSTIIKVGQRIIRRELGGFRIPVHEDSQNPHVQAFLEEGLKVRNITYPEHVVVCTSFVGVEPSDYAGNRKMQAFMDSLQVAWPGERDLTNQRTCPLLTVPLKVIDPISGDTKKIGLLAIVKEGPFLEEDRRLAEFFANNAAHRLQDIMIRRELRAAVGAAESSAKEARAYAQKLEEMQQLQLDEERRRAMEVVAAVMTHDVKNILLRGAVMNENNHRAFRDCLVELDVTARALRCGISPKAEEFDALVKRADQLRASFENTQQMLGEAEEAVRGMLLLASQGNGSVAIKSFLETILPNFQIMAKKKGITLVAKLDGLEGRDAIAIPQFKLGAVLSNLILNSIDAFSGLDLTPKTIVVSARREGETVRMSVKDTGCGIPDDFQNKLFQPGMTTKGTAGTGFGLVQVEQVITESGGRVAVKSSVALEDHGSEFILTIPWIAKKGPTTPVPSDPTQALLQPKKVRVVYVDDQQGNLDHFPGFLAPLGIPKENIVTYNDPAQLLADFRDGKIEPTLIISDQDMGPWRGDQLLRQIVATCRGKNINPPFLAIFSGEARPATETVQALQVDNIHWIVKGAHLDAIRNTMASIIQGNNGAGITKPSDPAPAPTAYFAYYQLVAHKTNNYLAKISLCLETYVRSGNPGYLAAANEQFAEFGRYLASFQTFYDQFAPANLADKKIETLPLPEEIRENYLQWDNLPKDERYKLAVISSVYQEKAAKLLPEQHLVDPLVFAAVAANPSARREAVQPIEALLQQIADLNQAFLLDPASRDKDNLTLFSLYRKEIEPKTEGPRLAFLGSFTHYLNNILCGFTGTLSFIAENDYRFEDDDRKTLDEYLEKFKLIRQTLKTISEQNNDQFDLDQLTVLFNNRQKATELTGNLSSEDIAEIRSLAGFLQTELFGLIDLNGLRMAISLSITSPGSEAGRIITDQVYQSVRLFNTTLAALRNGGRSSLPPETLRVTSLFDQLAPN